In Rutidosis leptorrhynchoides isolate AG116_Rl617_1_P2 chromosome 2, CSIRO_AGI_Rlap_v1, whole genome shotgun sequence, one genomic interval encodes:
- the LOC139893109 gene encoding uncharacterized protein isoform X1: MGGVTSENNGSAFEMETVNGEPNKEFVLGEILWVKLRESSWWPAQIVDENLVSSANKPSSKGSSSDVLVRLYGSCILKFVDAHGSHAEFKKILIENNFNYDDILKKSLEQDLPSMSSSKSRKRQQSKSKGSKDVSDKSQTKGSSKKQKQVKPKTSDSHPQTPDGVHHGTEPTTLNKNSGIDCSSNEGDAKSWFSCSVGVTLPSQPNFVELNYHYHHLRSGLPFPTNLLMSKKDDCQLMVSDLEVNYYCRLMRIS, translated from the exons ATGGGAGGTGTAACAAGCGAAAACAATGGAAGTGCGTTTGAGATGGAAACAGTAAATGGTGAACCAAATAAGGAGTTTGTGTTAGGGGAAATACTGTGGGTGAAGCTACGTGAATCTTCATGGTGGCCTGCACAG ATTGTTGATGAGAATTTAGTAAGTTCGGCCAATAAACCTAGCAGTAAAGGATCAAGCAGTGATGTTCTTGTTCGATTGTATGGAAGTTGTATACT cAAGTTTGTAGACGCTCATGGTTCTCATGCCGAGTTTAAGAAA ATCCTAATTGAAAACAATTTCAATTACGATGACATTTTGAAGAAATCTTTGGAGCag GATCTTCCTAGCATGAGTTCTAGCAAATCAAGGAAGCGACAGCAGTCTAAATCCAAAG GATCTAAGGATGTATCTGATAAATCCCAG ACAAAGGGCTCAAGCAAAAAGCAGAAACAAGTAAAACCAAAGACTTCTGATTCTCATCCTCAAACTCCAGATGGGGTCCACCATGGCACCGAGCCAACTACTCTGAACAAA AACTCAGGGATTGACTGCTCGTCGAATGAAGGTGATGCAAAATCTTGGTTTAGTTGCTCCGTCGGGGTCACCCTTCCCTCGCAGCCCAACTTTGTCGaattaaattatcattatcatcatcttcgaTCCGGTCTCCCGTTTCCTACTAACCTTTTGATGAGTAAAAAAGATGATTGTCAATTAATGGTATCAGATTTAGAAGTCAACTATTATTGTAGATTAATGCGAATCTCTTAG
- the LOC139893109 gene encoding uncharacterized protein isoform X2, translating to MGGVTSENNGSAFEMETVNGEPNKEFVLGEILWVKLRESSWWPAQIVDENLVSSANKPSSKGSSSDVLVRLYGSCILKFVDAHGSHAEFKKILIENNFNYDDILKKSLEQDLPSMSSSKSRKRQQSKSKGSKDVSDKSQTKGSSKKQKQVKPKTSDSHPQTPDGVHHGTEPTTLNKGLTARRMKVMQNLGLVAPSGSPFPRSPTLSN from the exons ATGGGAGGTGTAACAAGCGAAAACAATGGAAGTGCGTTTGAGATGGAAACAGTAAATGGTGAACCAAATAAGGAGTTTGTGTTAGGGGAAATACTGTGGGTGAAGCTACGTGAATCTTCATGGTGGCCTGCACAG ATTGTTGATGAGAATTTAGTAAGTTCGGCCAATAAACCTAGCAGTAAAGGATCAAGCAGTGATGTTCTTGTTCGATTGTATGGAAGTTGTATACT cAAGTTTGTAGACGCTCATGGTTCTCATGCCGAGTTTAAGAAA ATCCTAATTGAAAACAATTTCAATTACGATGACATTTTGAAGAAATCTTTGGAGCag GATCTTCCTAGCATGAGTTCTAGCAAATCAAGGAAGCGACAGCAGTCTAAATCCAAAG GATCTAAGGATGTATCTGATAAATCCCAG ACAAAGGGCTCAAGCAAAAAGCAGAAACAAGTAAAACCAAAGACTTCTGATTCTCATCCTCAAACTCCAGATGGGGTCCACCATGGCACCGAGCCAACTACTCTGAACAAA GGATTGACTGCTCGTCGAATGAAGGTGATGCAAAATCTTGGTTTAGTTGCTCCGTCGGGGTCACCCTTCCCTCGCAGCCCAACTTTGTCGaattaa